A segment of the Triticum urartu cultivar G1812 chromosome 1, Tu2.1, whole genome shotgun sequence genome:
TTCAAATCCGTCATACACATAAATATCTCTTAAAGCTCACACTCAACAGACAAAGTGGCCTAAACTACCCTATTTGTACCGCATCCTCCTTAGGAAGCAACAAATAATACCGAAGTTAAGACAGAACAACAAAAAATTATCAATGTATGAGTCCTCAAACATTGGCAATATATCTCCTTGGATGACCCCCGACAATGGCCCCGACACCTATTTTTCCAAAAACTTGTCAATACAGTGTTTTCTTCGGGAGAGAGTTGGGGTGTATCGTAGGTAATGCCCTCATCCATTGTTATTGTTACAAAATGGGACAATAGAGAACCAAAAATTTCCTTATAATAATTGACGATGTAAGCTTATAGACATTGGTCCTCTCAACATGCTCTAATTGGAAGATTTTTTTCCGATGCTTGCCACTCACAATCAAATGGAAAAATCTTGTATTGTTATCCCCTTCCCAAGCGCGTCTAACCTTAGCAGGTTGGGCGCATTTGATCTCCTCCTCGCGCATTACCTCCCGCTTGACATAATATGCTGCCGCACTTACAGGGAATGATTCTGCTTTAATGTCGGAAGCTTCAACGAAAGCAATCAATTGATCCTTTTCTTTCTTATAAACACCACTCAAACTCTTAGCGTAGCCCTGAAATAATTTTCTCAGATGTCGGATCTTAAATTTCCACTTCAACCTTGGTGTCCTTCCTGCCCGGATCATGCATGACAACTCAAATGACAAAGCGGTCTTGTTCCCCACATCAACGGCCTCATCGAAATCCAAAagaggggggagggggaggaggaggaagttTCTGGCCAGAAATACTCCTCTAAAGTTCCCACATGGGTACCAGAGGAAACTTGTCAAGATATGATCCAACTTCTCGTACGTTGCTGTTTACAGACCGTTAGCCGAATTATACCATCGACCCGAAAGAGCTATCTCAAATCTAGGTTTTCAATAACAGCATCGAATGTAAAGGGTCATCTAGCGTCAAAGTTATCATTCCTTCCGTGTCCTGTCTCTAAATTATACTCTCTTTGTTCCTTTATCTAAGGTGTATTATTTCTGGCATGATGACCAAGGCACATAAATATTAATAATTTAGGACGAAATTACTCTTGTCTAATTCGTTGATTAGCAGCAAGTAAATCATTTAGGCTAGGAAAGGAAGAGATACACACAATCGGGAGAGGGATACATTCCCTTTTTTCTCTAGAAGTAGACACATGCAATCGGGGGAGATATACTTTTCTTTTCCTAGAGGGTCAAAAACGGAATTATGAGAAATTAGAAAAAAAATACATCTTACATTGTGGAATTTTATCAAAAAACAAACACACCTTACataaaggaacggagggagtattaaagTCTCCAACACCAATACGGGTAAAGATTCATAGCCACAAATCACAACTCAACCCAACTAGGAAAGCAGGTTTAAGATCTGATTGGGCAGCCCCATATACTGCCACCAAAACCAAAATAAAGCCATCAACTCTCGAATACACATGAATTTTGACAGCAAAATCACCCACCTGCATTTTTCAAACCTCAATCGTTGCTTTATTAACAACCATCAAAATATCACCGGATCTCTTTTGTTTCATTCTCTTGCAGTTAAtaccatgattgaagatgaagagatcaaaaaaaaaattctcgcaaaaataaaataaaaaataccAGTCCATGAATTATGTCTACTAATAATAAGTTTTTTTGTTGCTTGCCCTTtttttcttctaattttgtttcATTCTCTATGAATCAATAGTAGTTGTTATTCCCAAATCCCTTCCCTTTTTTATGTGTGCTAATCACTTGAGTTGAATATCTTTCGAGTAGGCTCACCAATTGGCGTAGCAGGGACACCACGTTAAGAAATTTAATAGTTCATtcaccaaaaagaaaaaaaacatgtTAGTTCTTGGTCGCAAACGAAGGCTGGTAAAAAAATTAAATGAAATATTTGAAAATTCAGATAACTTACATATAGACAACCCCATTATAGAGTATATATGGAGTCACTCATTGTACATCTAATCAGTTTACATGCATACGAGAGTGAAGAAGGAACAGTGTATATCGTCATACAGATACAATTAAGCACAAGTACTCGAGGGAGGAAAAAATATAATTAAGCGCACAATGTACGTATAGAATTTGAAATTAATCGAGTCGAGATCGACAACAGGAGCTCAATCCTGAGTAAAGGGATGGGTCGGTCATAACGTGTAGTTGACGTCGATGAAGCTGAGGATCTGGTGGACGGCGCCAACGATCTCCTCGGCCGTGAATCTTGGCTCGCTCGTGATCTAACATCAGAAGCAGCAATTCAATCCCGCGGTCGATAATCTGATCTGCATTCAGTTGGTACACAAAATGAATGCTCGTGCGTACCTTGACGTTGAAGGAGTAGAGGACGGTCTGCTCGATGGTGGTGATGTTGGTGTGGAGGATGGACATGTGCATCTCCTCCAGCACGGCGATGGTCTTGATCAGCTGCTCCGGCCGGCGGCGAGACAGGACCTTGATCACCGCGTCCTCGCCCAGCACGCGCACCTCGATGTCCGCCAGGCTCGACTTGTTCTCGGCCACCTCCTCCCGGAGCCCGCCGCCGCACGCGTCGAGGTCGATCATCACCTTGGCTCCGGCGGCACCGTCACCGTTCCCCGCCCCGGGGAACGAGAGGCTCGGGGAGACGTAGAACGGCGCAGCCTCGTGCCCTTGCGGCGGCGGCTCGTGGATGGATGTCGCCGGCACCACCGGGGCGGACGCGTCAGCGACCGGCCGTGGCGTGTCGCCGTACAGGCGCCGCCGCTTCTGTGACTCGAGGCACTGGATTAGCTGCTCTAGCTCACGTATGAACTCTATGGCTCCGCCTATGATGGATGCTTGATCTCCCTGCACGGCATCGTGCCATATGTTACCAAAGTTATAGGGGGTCATGTATTGTATGGTGTATGGATTAGGTTTTTTAGGGGAATATTGTATGGATTAGGTGTACTGGACCTACTGGTATATCAGGCACTTCGTTAGCTTCTTTAGAAATTACACAAATAAACTCTAAGGCAGACTGATAACATTGAAAAAAAAGCATCTAACTAGCTAAGTTTGTTTTTTGCGGGTAACTAGCTATGAAATTTTAAAGGGAGTGCCTATGTCTCCGTCGCCTAAAAGTTAACAAATTCATTGTCGATTTTACAAAATTTATTCAACTCTCGAAAAATGTTCATCGTGCTACGAAAACTTGTTCATTCAGTAAAAAGGGTAGTCATAATTTTCAGAGCTAGGGGAAGATAAAAACTTGCATGAATCTCATCATCAAGATCGACAGTCCTCGGTGTTGACTGAAAATTAGCAAATCCAAATTTTAAATCCATGCTTTGGAAGACAAAATAGTACTCTCGGCTTGGGAGAATATTAGGTGCTCCCATGCTCCaaggccacgtgggccattggatACGAGATCCATTGATCATGGTCGGAGGCTTTGTAAATTTGCAAAAAACCGCCTCGAGAGTCCCATATTTGTGTGCATGTTCTAGGAGTCTCACTATGACCAGTAGATCTGAGATCCAACGGCCCACATGGCGCTGGAGCATGGGAGTATGTCTCAACACATGATATTCAGGGCTATCCAATTCTAGTCTGCTTCGTCTGCCACCCTTTGTTTTGATAACAAAAGAAAACCTTGAGCATGTAAACCCCAAGTTAACCCTAACATCGTCAAAGTAATTGAGGTTGGCTTCAAAGTAGAGGAAGGAAGAAAAAAAACACGACGATCGATGCAAATCGCACTAACATATCTTAAGCGAGATTTTTTTTGTAACCTTGAAATTCCTGTCCAGATTTGAACTAGTTCCAAACCAAATTTAAATTAAACCAAATTTCTTTAAAATCAGTGCAATTTGATAGATCGAAATCCGAAAGAACTTCATTTTTTATAGATATTTCCGCGAGGTCTGGAATTTTTATGTTACCAAAAGTTCAATCCCTCGTGACTCACGTGATGTCTCATATAGCACCATCGACTTAGACATAAGAAAATCTTAGGCTTAATTGGAACTACCATAAGTTTAAGTTTGGGTTCTTATAATTCATATGAAAATCAAATTGTTCGTTGAAATGTCACTGCAAGCGATGAACTATATGTTGCAATGGTAGCGAGTAAGATGTGCAAACATATACCCTTTGGACGTAGGATCCTGGCATGAGGGACCTGAGGACCCTGAGGTAATCGTTCATCTGTCGCCGCCGGTTGCGCTCGACGGCGATGTGCGTCATCCGCTGGCTCTCCACCTCCTCGCTGGTCTTCGTCGACCTGGGCCGCTTCCGCCGCCCGCTCTTCGCCTGCTCCCCGCCAGCCTTCTGGCCTACCCTGCCGCCACCGTCGGACTGCTGCACCAGCGTGGTGCTCTCGGAGACGCCGCCGCCATGATCGTGCGGGCCTCCTGATCCGTCCGCCGTCTTGCTGCCCTCGTGCTCCGCCGCGTGGTGGATACCTGCGCCTCCGCGGGGATCAGGGTCGTCCGAGCCGGAGAGCTGGGACTGGAACCTGAAGAAGTAGCtgtcctcctcgtcgtcgtcacGGGCGTCGTCGTGGTCGGCGGACGGCTGGTTGAGCGCGAGCCTGGGGCCGAAGTCGGCGAACTGTAGCACGTCGGAGAAGCTGAGCTTGTCCAAGGACACCTGGCCGTGCGGCCCTCCCGGAGGCAGCGGCGTCGTCTGGCCCAGCATGTAGTCCACCATCTCGGCTGCCGCGCCGCCACCGATCGGCtcctccggcgccgccccgccgtccAGTTGAGCGAAGGTGTCCAGCTGGTGGCTGCTTCCCTGCTCAGAGCGACCACGCATGGTGACCAACAAACACATCCGAAACTGATCGGCCATGCATGGCCAGGCGGTGCGTGATCGATGCATGCATGTACCTGTTTTTCCATGATCACGACGACGTAGCTTTGATAACCTCACGGCGAGCGCATGCATGCAGCTGGCTCCCGATCTGCGATCACACGCCGGCCTTCATGCGTGCATGCACGGCCGGTGTGCTGTGCGTCCGCCGGAAGAAGAGCCTGCAGTGAACAAGTTGAGGAGGAAGAAGATATCGAGTGGGTTGAAATTTGTGGGCGTTTGTGCACTGCTCTAGAGAGGAGCCTCTCGGACGCATTAATTGAAAAGGGTGGCGGATGAATTCACCGCGCCACCTCCGGAGGATGGAACGGGAGGCTCCGGCCGGCCGGTGAGTTATTTTTCTCACATGCGCCACGCTCCCTGCCTTTGCTTTCTCCACTTCTCCTCTACTTTTTGTGCTCTTTTTCTTGGGTCGACATGTGACGATGCATGGCAGGCCCAGCCCACGGGGCTCAAGAGATCTCTCactgttttattttcttttgggTGGTGGCAATGGCAGAACTAGCCAAGGATCTTCAGGGAGCAAGACACAAAAACATGATTGTCTGAGGCCCGAGGGGCAAAATCTTTTTTG
Coding sequences within it:
- the LOC125521134 gene encoding transcription factor FAMA-like → MEKQGSSHQLDTFAQLDGGAAPEEPIGGGAAAEMVDYMLGQTTPLPPGGPHGQVSLDKLSFSDVLQFADFGPRLALNQPSADHDDARDDDEEDSYFFRFQSQLSGSDDPDPRGGAGIHHAAEHEGSKTADGSGGPHDHGGGVSESTTLVQQSDGGGRVGQKAGGEQAKSGRRKRPRSTKTSEEVESQRMTHIAVERNRRRQMNDYLRVLRSLMPGSYVQRGDQASIIGGAIEFIRELEQLIQCLESQKRRRLYGDTPRPVADASAPVVPATSIHEPPPQGHEAAPFYVSPSLSFPGAGNGDGAAGAKVMIDLDACGGGLREEVAENKSSLADIEVRVLGEDAVIKVLSRRRPEQLIKTIAVLEEMHMSILHTNITTIEQTVLYSFNVKITSEPRFTAEEIVGAVHQILSFIDVNYTL